Below is a window of Humulus lupulus chromosome 9, drHumLupu1.1, whole genome shotgun sequence DNA.
AGAAAATCAAATCAAGCTACATTTGGCCACAAGAAGTGCTTGATTACTTGGTAGGTGATGATAACAATTTCAAAAGGAGTTGGAAAGACATTGATGAAGTGTTTACCCCAATTAATTTTTCTGGGACACATTGGGTGTTGTTAGAGATATCATTGACAAGCTGTCTTATAAAAGCTTATGACTCTGATATCACTGTGGTCTCCAACAAGGAGTTTGAGAATAAAATGAGCAGATGGGGAAAAATGCTACCATTTCTAATTCAATCCAGTGGGCTGTTAAGCCATAGGAAAGATGTCCAACTACAAGCACAGAAAGTGCGTTTTGAGTTCACAAGACTTGGCACAGAAAAAGTGCCACAGACCAAAACTAGGTATAACTCTGTTAACCATATTTATATTAAAAGACTTTGGTCTTCCAATAATCAATATGGTCTTCCAATAATTAAAAAACTTTATTTCCTTTGCAGTGGCGATTGTGGGGTATATGTCATCAAACATCTAGAGTACTTGCTAGCCAAAAAACCGCTATCCAAAGTGAATGACGACAACATGGATTTCTTTAGAAAAAagacttgtgtagatttgtttTACCGTAACTTACAACCATAGttgtcttttatttaattatatgtatCTTACTTTTGAATGTATGAAGAAACTATGTCAACTTCATCTTAATAGTGGAATGGATAAATCTTTGTCACTTTTATCTTATTAAGCTATGTGTGAATTGGGTGTGAATTAAGTGTGAATCAggattgaaatatgtgtgaaccaggattgaactatgtgtgaactaggtgtgaactatgtgtgaaccgcgtgtgaaatatgtgtgaataatgtgtgaactatgtgtgaattaggtgtgaattatgtgtgaatatGAATTAGGTGTGTCCGAAACAACAAACTTTAACACAAAAAGTCGTATTACTGAACCaatctaaaaattcaaattccgcaAACTAAGTACAAACTaagtaaaacaataaaagtacaaagtaaaacaataaaagtacaaACTAAGCATGTCTAGACGGCGGGGGACAAACAGTGGTGCACGTCACTCGATTGTGGCCCAGGACACCACATCTACTACATCTATGTTGTTTTCTATTCTTCTCACCCTTTGATAAACGTCgtttcttctttggacgaccaGCCTTCTACTTCACTAAAGGAGGAGCTATCATCATACTTCCTATGTCATTTGGTATCACCCAAGATTCTTCATTACCCAGCGTATATACAGATCCACCATAGGATGACAACCACGCTTCAACTGTGTAGAATCTGGAGCATAAACTATATGGACTAATGCCACGATCTCGAGCACCAGCTAGAGCGTGTTCACAAGGAAGACCTGTCAAATCAAATCTTCTACAACTACATGTTTTCCTCCTCAAGTCGACATCTCCATCAAGATCACCATCCAATACTGTTATTTCATACTGACTAGACGGAAAAGAGAACGAGGTAGTGGACTTGTCTGCTAACTTTCGCAAATCAGCTTCCACTTCTGTGGCAAGAGGACTTGTAGCCGCTGATGCTGCAGTTCGACGCTCGAAAAACCATTTTTGTAAAGTGTGCCTCATAAATTCCATGAgacaagtaattggccacccacgTGCCTCAGCAATGACATTGTTCCAGCTTTCGGCAATACCTGTAGTCATTAAATTATATCGATGGCCAGGAAAGAAAGAACGAGCCCACTTTTCAAAACCCACTTGATTCTCTAAGTATTGAGCAATTGCAAGATCTTTGAATTTAATCTTCTCAAAATGGCGTAAAAACTCTCGCTTTCTATAAGCTTTCGCTGCAAGGAAGAATTCTTCATGGCAATGGTCAGTTTTGAACTTCGCACGAATATTCATGCTAACATGATGTATACAAGCACCGTGGTGTGCCTCAGGAAAAATTTTAGTCAAGGCATTTGCTATACTAGTATGTCTATCAGACACGAATACTAGATTCTCCACTTCACCAATCGCTTCCTTCAACCTCAGTAGAAAATACAACCATGAGTCATTATTCTCTGAGTCAACTACTGAAAATGCAATTGGATATATTTGCTTGTTAGCATCTTGTCCCATGGCACATAACAAAGTACCTCCACACCGAGTAGTCAAGAAGGTTCCATCTACACATATAACTGGGCGAATATATGTCTTAAACCCCATTATAGAAACACCTAAGGCCATGAAGCAATATTTGAACCTACCTTCATTGTCCATCTGCAAATGAGTAACAGTTCCAGGATTTTTTTGTTCCATCATGTATAGAAATGAGGGAAGTTTCTGAAATGATGATTCTGGTGTACCTCTTATGTAAGCCAATGCATGCTCTCGACACCTCCAAGCTTTAGCATAGCTCATATGAACTCCATATGATAAACTCATATCTTTTACAATTGACCTTGGCTTGTAATTAACATCATCACCCTCAAATTTTCTCCTTATGACATGTCCAATAAGCCATGGGGATGCCTGACGGTGATCTTTATGTCGAACATCCAATGAGCATGTGTGTTCACCGAAAAATTTATGAACCTCGAACATATTGGAATTAACCAATTTTGTAGCCCTCAACCTCCATTTGCATTTATCATCAACACATACTGTACACCATATATTTTTCGCAGACTTCTTTACTTTAAACTCAAAGTTTTTCTTTAATGCATAAAGATGGAGTTTCATCTTCAACTCTTGCTTGTTCTCAAATATTTGACCCTCTTTTATTTCCCACGAATTGATACTCGAAGAAGATGTCAGTAATTGAGCTGTTGAGGCTGAAGTAGAGCCTTTTTCCCCTTGATTCAACAAAAGTGGAGTACTCCATAGATTATCTTCGCCAACCTGTCTTACTttacaacctctattatttgaggaATCATGGCTCTTCAATACTTCATTGGAGGTTGACTGTTGTAAATTATGCTTCACAAGTACATCATTGCAGGTAGACCTATCaatattttcattatcatctgagcttaatgcatcattattatcatcatcacaaCTGTCTTCATTGCCATCTGCATCATTATTATCACCATCACAACTCTCTTCATTGCCATctgcatcattattatcatcatcacaaCTGTCTTCATTGCCATCAATGCAAAAATCATCATTCACTTTGGTTTCAACTGGAGGAATAGTATACAACTCACGTGTTTTAGTAACCAAAGGATCATTACTTCTCTTCTCTGTAGTAGACACACATAGGGGTGTCCGATGATTGATAGATGTTCCTATCTCATCAAGAAAAAAAGCAACATCTTCATCATTACTAATTAAAGATGGAGGGATACCTTTACTTCCAAAATGATAGATTACATTTAAGTCAAGATCAATACGAGACTTGTCAGCTCCGATTAAAGTATACAATTGATCAACAAGACTATTGTAAGTGATAGTCTTTGGCACCTTCATACCCTTGCTTTGTTTAGCACTAAATGACCAACCTTCGTTCAAAACTTGTTCCCACGATCCATTATATAACACCACAATATTTATATGTGTTTGACCTGCATAACATATGACAAAAGGTTCGAAATCCAAAGGTTATTAGGTAAAACTAGccaaaagaaataagaaataaatgTGTCAAGTAAGCATGTGTGAagcatgtgtgaaccaagtgtgaaacgtgtgtgaacaatgtgtgaactgtgtgtgaacccagtgtgaattatgtgtgaaccaagtgtgaattatgtgtgaaccaAATGTGAATCATGTGTTAAGTACTCGTGAACCAAGTCTGAACCAAgtatgaatcatgtgtgaacaaagtgtgaataatgtgtgaacaaagtgtgaacgCAATGACCAAGATTGCGAaaatgtgaaccaagtgtgaacaaagtgtgaacACAGTGAGAACACAGTGACTTAAATCGCGAAAATCATTCGAAAATTCGTCATCTCAACATAAAATTATCTCTTTTCACAGATTTTTTAGTGTATAGTAGTTCCAAAATTCTATTTAAACTATTACACAAGACACCCATAacctataaataaaaaattacttaCTCATTATCAAATCAAATGTTCAATCTTCTTCAAGTTTGGGAGatgatttttatttaatcttcttcaacttgggtgagaagaaaagagatgtggGAGATAACGTCACTTTCTAAATCTTGGTGCGAAAAAATGGTGATGACCTTTGAGATTTGATGATTTGAGAGAGAATATGTGTTTGCTATATTTTGTGAGGGAGAGTAGATTTCCATGGCTGCTAGGTACGTGCAAGACAAATAAAAGAGAGAACAACTTAATATCTATTGAAGGGTATTGATGTCTTTTTAAGTGCCTATAAGGTCATTAATGTGAGAAACATTAATGAGGGGTTATGGTTATAAATATATGGTGAAAAAGGGTTAGTTCATGGAGTTACCCTTTCTTTATTCGTAGAAATTTTCACACGATTTACGTGTGTGTTGCTTTCTTTCACCACTTATAGACATAAGTACAAGTGTCGAAATGTAATTGGATAATCAACTTGTTCTCACAATAACTATGTTCATCataatgtgataattatatttttcatgtCTGCAAATATGGGAGCCAATGACGTAGCACTAGTGAAAAAAAAAGTAGGACTAAATTGAAGTTTCCATGTTTTAATCACTCTTATTAACAACCCAATTAATGTATTTCTTTCTATACAATAATATTCTAATATGAGTAGGTAGTTGTGTTACCACGACCTCCATATTAATTTAGGTTCTTATAGGGGAATGATTTTTCCTAATATATTAGGTGACATAAATTAAGTAAAACACACCGTTTTATTTAATAGCTTGAGAAAAGGTGAACTAAAAATAGAAGAGCTCCAAATGAGCGCATTGTAGAGTAGAGCTCAAACTAAGCTCATCGCAGAACATAGCTCAAATAAGCTCATCACATAGATGATCTCAAATGAGCTCATCATCAGAGTGTCTTTTGCAGGTACACCCTTTTTGTTCTCTCCACTTATTCTAACGAAAAACACATTCATGTTATTGTTCATGCCAACGGAATGTGTATGATTCTGGGCAATctttatcaacaaaataaaattCATTGGCTCTATAATTAAACgaaatcaaagaaaatatttgGGGGGAATATTTTGACACAAACAATTTGTGCCGTTTGTGGGAAACTTCAAACAATAAAGCGATATGCGACGATGCAGGTAGAAATATCAAACATTCTTTGTATctgttgtttttttgtttttttgtttttttgtgtcTTTTGCAGAAACTGAGTTGATGGTTAGCAATAATGAAAAAAGAACGACCCAATAAAAAACACAGCAAGATGAGGATGCAAGTCAGTCACCTCAAGTTTATTACATGCAAAAGCTGCATAAAATGAAGCAATACATGCAGCAAATGAAAGAACAAAATGATGCCAGGTTCTGTTTAGCTGAGGAACGTCTGCAGCAGGCAGAAGATCGACACCAAAAACGAATAGAAGAAATGGCTACACAGCAAGCCAAACTAGTGGCGGAGCTTTCCATGATGAGGAAGGAGAAAGATGTTCATCAGGGGCTAACAAAGGTTACAACAACAGGTGCGAGCGATGAAGCTCAATTGGAAGTAAATCTGGGGTAACAGGAAGTGGAAGAAGATGCACTAGAATTTACAAAGAAGAAGCACATAAGTCGTCACAAAGAGAAAAACAGAAAAGTGGGATTCATATTGCAATGAGGATAGAAACGTCAATTGTTCAAAAGTAGTCACAAGCTCGCTAGTCGCTGTTGACACAGATAATGCCACCTAACTGGAAGGGGAGATGATGAAAGAGGTTCTCGAAAAAATGAACAACCTAGGTGTTCAAAGCTCCATGGACATAGCCAACGAAGCTGTCAAAGGCATTTTCAAGTTGCCATTCACTGGTTGGATTGTCATTGAACCAAAATCAAAAGATTTCGTAATGCCAAACTTTGCTCAGTTTGACGGAAGTTCGGATCCGCCGAATCATATCCTGCTGTTCTAGAAATTTTATTGCAATGGAAATTGAAAAATGAAGCTATTCAGTGCAGAGCCTTTGCAACCTCTTTGGTAGGACCGACGTTGTGATGGTTCAAGCAGTTGAAACCAAAATCAGTGGATTCTTTCGTTGAGTCAGGGGAATTGTTCATAcaacaatattgagggaacactGAGACGCCAAAAATGATAGGGGACTTGTATTCAATGCAACAACGAATAAATGAGCATCCGTGAGCGTAATTGAAGAGGTATTTAAAGTTGATGCATCAAATTAATAACGTGGATAAAGCGGTGGCAACGAATCTTTTTAGGGAAAGCTTGCAGAAGGGGTCGTTGTTGAGTGAATAACTCTACCTAAATCCACCAAGGGATCTTGCAGACATGAAGATGAAGGTGAAGGAGTGTTCAAGATATTAGAAATTAGAGAAGAAGAGGCTAGGCTCTGCACTCATCACTAAACCTGCGGAAGCGAACCCTCATTTGAGCAAGAAATGtttgtttttatagatcaaatcagagattatatgcagcggaacaacaatcaaattgttaatttaatcacacaagatttctagatatacttcacatgcatatatatattgaatcaaagacatgaatagaaaaattacctcaggtccttccttgctgctatatttttgtatggaaaaatccttgagatctcacaccaagatcttccaaaatattctcagcacacaaagaacgagtgtgggctcgttatacaaaataataggcaaaatctatttattagatgttctcaacacattagatctgataaagtttggacctaggttttgtgaagaacagtgacttttgtttgtatcactgttctctttctctcagagagattccaagatatttttctatcactgaaaagttacgttttaaaaactgatatcctatatttaatatatccaatacattaaaaataaaatattagttattttaaacaatttgaaaataactaatcagttatcagattttgtttaaataataatattttaatcatattacaatatgtcattatttatttaatatttaaataactaaaattgtggaaccaagaagcTGCTtagagtctcttatgcgtgtagcacagtgactgtgcactgtgctacacgtgtaccacatgccaaggatgACATGTgctttttcccaatttt
It encodes the following:
- the LOC133799976 gene encoding uncharacterized protein LOC133799976 — protein: MSQTHINIVVLYNGSWEQVLNEGWSFSAKQSKGMKVPKTITYNSLVDQLYTLIGADKSRIDLDLNVIYHFGSKGIPPSLISNDEDVAFFLDEIGTSINHRTPLCVSTTEKRSNDPLVTKTRELYTIPPVETKVNDDFCIDGNEDSCDDDNNDADGNEESCDGDNNDADGNEDSCDDDNNDALSSDDNENIDRSTCNDVLVKHNLQQSTSNEVLKSHDSSNNRGCKVRQVGEDNLWSTPLLLNQGEKGSTSASTAQLLTSSSSINSWEIKEGQIFENKQELKMKLHLYALKKNFEFKVKKSAKNIWCTVCVDDKCKWRLRATKLVNSNMFEVHKFFGEHTCSLDVRHKDHRQASPWLIGHVIRRKFEGDDVNYKPRSIVKDMSLSYGVHMSYAKAWRCREHALAYIRGTPESSFQKLPSFLYMMEQKNPGTVTHLQMDNEGRFKYCFMALGVSIMGFKTYIRPVICVDGTFLTTRCGGTLLCAMGQDANKQIYPIAFSVVDSENNDSWLYFLLRLKEAIGEVENLVFVSDRHTSIANALTKIFPEAHHGACIHHVSMNIRAKFKTDHCHEEFFLAAKAYRKREFLRHFEKIKFKDLAIAQYLENQVGFEKWARSFFPGHRYNLMTTGIAESWNNVIAEARGWPITCLMEFMRHTLQKWFFERRTAASAATSPLATEVEADLRKLADKSTTSFSFPSSQYEITVLDGDLDGDVDLRRKTCSCRRFDLTGLPCEHALAGARDRGISPYSLCSRFYTVEAWLSSYGGSVYTLGNEESWVIPNDIGSMMIAPPLVK